The genomic region TCACGGTCTTGCCCGGAACCAGATCCACCAGCAGTTCCCGCGAGGTGAGCGCGTGGGTCCGCGGGATGCCGGTGAGGATCGACAGCGCCTCGGTGGTGGTGCTCTTACCGGTCGAGTAGGTGCCGGAGATGGCCAGTTTGATGCTCTCGCGCTGCTGCCCGTCCACCAGGTACACGGTCGGTCTCCTATCTTCGAGATATGGATCGGTTCCGCCGTCAGGCGGCCGGATCGGTCAGCACTTCCCAGCCGCGCCGGCGGGCCAGATGTTCCAGGGCCGGATCGACCGGCACGACCGCCGGATGCCCCACCCGCTCCAGGATCGCGACATCGCTGACGTGATCGCCGAAGCCGTAGTCACCGGCGAGATCGTGGCCCGGATAACCGGCCACGAAGGTCTCGACGGCGGTGCGTTTGGCGGCGCCGATCAGGGACCGCCGCACCGCGCCGGTGTAGCGGCCGTCGCGCTCCTCTAGTTCGGTGCACAACAGCGGCGCCGGTACCGCACCGCCCATCTCGCTGGCGATCGGGCGCAGGCAGGCGGCGAACGAGCCGGACACCAGCACCGTCCGGACGCCGTCGGCCGCCAGTGCGCGCAGGCGCGCCACCACCGGAGCCCGGTAGTGCTGATGCGCCCGGATCAGTTCGTGCCAGCCCCCGGCGGCGGTTTCCACCTCCGCCACCGCGATCCCCGCCCACAGCCGGTAGTACTCGATGTTCAGCGTTTCCCGGGTCGCACCCGATTCGGCCAGCCGCTGCATCCGCGCCCGGTTCCGCTCCAGCTCCGGGATGCGCCCGGTGGCATCGAAGAAGAATTCGGCGAAGTGGTGCAGGGTGCTGATCCGCAGCAGGGTGTGGTCCACATCGGTGAAGGCGAACCGGGTGCGCTGGGGGCGGGGAGTCGACACGTCGTCTCGCTCAGTACGCCGACACGCCCCGGGCGGGATCGACGGCGGCTTCCGGTGGTACGCCGGGATTGGCGAGGGCGGTGTCGTCCAGATCGGAGCGGCGCAGGGTGAGCACGCCGACCACCGCGGAGATCGCGGCGATCACGGCCGCGATCGCCATCATGTGGTGCAGACCGCTGACGTAGGCCGAGGTGGCGGCCTGCTGGAACTGCTCGGCGGCCTGTGCGGGCAGGCTCTTCGCGGCCTCCCGGCCGGCGCCGGCGGAGATCAGGTCGCCGAGGCCGGGTGCCTTGTCGTGCAACTGGGCCGCGATATCGGTCTTGTTGTAGGCGGCGTTGACCCGGTTCTGGAAGTAGGCGCCGAGGGCGGCGATGCCGACCGCGAGACCGGACTGCTGGAAGGTCTCGTTCACGCCGGAGGCCATACCCGACTTGTCGGGCGTGGTGACCGCGATCGCGAAAGCGCCACGCGGCGTGGAGAACATGCCCATCCCGAAACCGATCAGCACCATGGCCGGGATCAGCCGGGTCCAGCCGGAGTGGTCGTCGACGAGCAGGACGCACGCCAGACCCGCGGTGATGAACAGCTGGGAACCGCCGATGATCACGCTCGGCGCCACCTTGGCGACCAGGCTGCCGCACGCCGCGGCGGCCACGAACATCAGCAGGGTGAGCGGCAGCAGCCGCAGACCGGCCGAGAAGGCCGAGTAGCCGAGCACGTTCTGGATATAGGAGATGAGCAGGAACAGGGCCGACATCACGGAGACGGCACACAGCGCGGTGACGACCGACAGGCCGTTGAAGGTCCGGTTCCGGAACAGCGACAGATCGAACATGGCCCGCCCCGGACGGCTGATCTGCAGGCCCACGAAGATGATCAGCAACACGATGGCGATCACGAAGTAGGCGATGATCTGCGCGCTGGTCCAGCCGTCCTGCTGGCCGCGCATGAAGGCGAGGACGAGGAAGAACAGGCCCGCCGAGAAGGTGATCATGCCCGACCAGTCCAGCGGCGGCGGGGTCGCGCCGCGGGACTCCCGCATCTTGAACCAGCCGACGGCCAGCGCGGCCACGGTCAGCGGGATGTTGATCAGGAAGATCCAGCGCCAGCCGGCCGATTCCGCCAGACCGCCACCGATCAGTGGGCCGAACGCGATGGCCAGGCCGGCGACGCCGCCGAATACGCCGAACGCCATACCGCGCTGCTTGCCGTGGAATTCGTTACCGAGCAGCGCCGGGCCGACCGCGAACAGGATCGCGCCGCCGAGGCCCTGCACGAAGCGCGCGAGGATGAGGGTGACGTCGTTCTGCGCGATGCCACAGATCAGCGAGGCGACCAGGAAGATGACCAGACCGGCGTCGAAGACCTTCTTGCGGCCGATCCGGTCGGCGACCGAACCGGCGGCCAGCAGAATGGCGGCGAGCCCGAGCGCGTAGGCGTCCAGGATCCACTGCAGCGCGGAGAAGGAGGAGTCGAAGGACTTCCGGATGTCGGGGAGAGCGACGTTCACCACGGTGAGGTCCAGCATCAGCATGAACGTGGCAACCGAGACCACCACGAGTGTCCATACCGCATTGTCGGAGAGCTTGCCCTCCGGCTGGGGCGCCGCCGCCCGGGAATCTCTTACTGTCACGCTATTTCCTTCACTGAGAATTGCTTCGTCGGGAAGTCGTCCTGCCAGGTCTCGTCCGCCGCGATCGACACCGCTTCGGACAACGGCATCCGCAGCGGCAGTGCGAAGAGATTCGTGACCCGCGCGAGAATCTTTTCGGGCGGACCACCCACGACCAGAAACGGGATCGGCAAGGGGTAGAGCGCGTCGACCAGGATGCGATCCGTCAGCTGCGCTGCCGCATGATCACCGTCGGTCTCCGCCGGCTCCG from Nocardia sp. BMG111209 harbors:
- a CDS encoding MFS transporter, producing the protein MTVRDSRAAAPQPEGKLSDNAVWTLVVVSVATFMLMLDLTVVNVALPDIRKSFDSSFSALQWILDAYALGLAAILLAAGSVADRIGRKKVFDAGLVIFLVASLICGIAQNDVTLILARFVQGLGGAILFAVGPALLGNEFHGKQRGMAFGVFGGVAGLAIAFGPLIGGGLAESAGWRWIFLINIPLTVAALAVGWFKMRESRGATPPPLDWSGMITFSAGLFFLVLAFMRGQQDGWTSAQIIAYFVIAIVLLIIFVGLQISRPGRAMFDLSLFRNRTFNGLSVVTALCAVSVMSALFLLISYIQNVLGYSAFSAGLRLLPLTLLMFVAAAACGSLVAKVAPSVIIGGSQLFITAGLACVLLVDDHSGWTRLIPAMVLIGFGMGMFSTPRGAFAIAVTTPDKSGMASGVNETFQQSGLAVGIAALGAYFQNRVNAAYNKTDIAAQLHDKAPGLGDLISAGAGREAAKSLPAQAAEQFQQAATSAYVSGLHHMMAIAAVIAAISAVVGVLTLRRSDLDDTALANPGVPPEAAVDPARGVSAY
- a CDS encoding HAD family phosphatase; amino-acid sequence: MSTPRPQRTRFAFTDVDHTLLRISTLHHFAEFFFDATGRIPELERNRARMQRLAESGATRETLNIEYYRLWAGIAVAEVETAAGGWHELIRAHQHYRAPVVARLRALAADGVRTVLVSGSFAACLRPIASEMGGAVPAPLLCTELEERDGRYTGAVRRSLIGAAKRTAVETFVAGYPGHDLAGDYGFGDHVSDVAILERVGHPAVVPVDPALEHLARRRGWEVLTDPAA